The following coding sequences lie in one Stigmatella aurantiaca genomic window:
- a CDS encoding MATE family efflux transporter, with the protein MHEVRKQGELPTGLFRLTWPIFLELLLFMLMGTADTLMLSSVSDDAVAAVGVVNQCIFVCTLIMGVISHGASVVVAQYLGARRNREASRMVALSITLNLLLGLTVSAALLLSGQVLLRHVNLQGPVLAMAQTYMGIAGGFLFLQALINIFSSMLRTYGFTKHSMFISIGMNVFHVLGNYLLISGHLGFPRMGVAGAAISNVVSRSLALAVFVWMLYRVMDVRMAPRDYVTLSKEYVRKILKVGIPSAAEQFMFHGCQAVFLYYVSFLGTAALASRQYALSISQYIFLCCLSIGFGTAILVGRKVGANDTEGAYRQVLAGLKWSVAFSLGMDVAAILLREPIVGLFTDDPEILQLTTRILVLSLLLESGRSINLILVHALRAAGDSSFIAYMGFVSMACMSLSLGYFLVFRMNLGLAGVWLAMAADEWLRGTLFWFRWRSRAWARQSLVTPEEDPAPVAAGG; encoded by the coding sequence ATGCACGAAGTGCGCAAGCAGGGAGAACTCCCCACGGGGCTGTTCCGGTTGACGTGGCCGATCTTCCTGGAGCTGCTGCTGTTCATGCTGATGGGCACGGCGGATACGCTGATGCTCAGCAGCGTCTCCGATGACGCCGTCGCGGCGGTAGGCGTCGTCAATCAATGCATCTTCGTCTGCACGCTGATCATGGGGGTGATCAGCCATGGCGCCTCCGTCGTCGTGGCCCAGTACCTGGGCGCCCGAAGGAACCGGGAGGCCTCCCGGATGGTGGCGCTCTCCATCACGCTGAACCTGCTGCTGGGGCTCACGGTCAGCGCGGCGCTGCTGCTGTCCGGGCAGGTGCTCCTGCGCCACGTGAACCTTCAGGGGCCAGTGCTGGCGATGGCACAGACGTACATGGGCATCGCTGGTGGTTTTCTCTTCCTGCAGGCGCTCATCAACATCTTCTCCAGCATGCTGCGCACGTACGGCTTCACGAAGCACTCCATGTTCATCTCGATTGGGATGAACGTGTTCCACGTGCTCGGCAATTACCTGCTCATCTCGGGCCATCTGGGCTTTCCGAGGATGGGGGTGGCCGGGGCGGCGATCTCCAACGTGGTGAGCCGCTCGCTGGCGCTGGCCGTCTTCGTGTGGATGCTGTACCGCGTGATGGACGTGCGGATGGCGCCTCGCGACTACGTGACGCTCTCGAAGGAGTACGTCCGGAAGATTCTGAAGGTGGGGATTCCTTCCGCGGCCGAGCAGTTCATGTTCCACGGCTGCCAGGCCGTCTTCTTGTACTACGTGTCCTTCCTCGGCACCGCGGCCCTGGCTTCCCGGCAGTATGCGCTGTCGATCTCCCAGTACATTTTCCTGTGTTGTCTGTCGATCGGCTTCGGGACGGCCATCCTCGTCGGGCGCAAGGTGGGCGCCAACGACACGGAGGGCGCCTACCGCCAGGTCCTGGCGGGCTTGAAATGGAGCGTGGCGTTCTCCCTGGGGATGGATGTGGCCGCGATCCTCTTGCGCGAGCCGATCGTGGGCCTGTTCACGGACGACCCGGAGATCCTCCAGTTGACCACCCGGATCCTCGTCCTGAGTCTCCTGCTGGAGAGCGGGCGGTCCATCAACCTCATCCTGGTGCATGCCCTGAGGGCCGCGGGAGACTCCTCGTTCATCGCCTACATGGGCTTCGTTTCGATGGCCTGCATGAGCCTCTCGCTGGGCTACTTCCTCGTCTTCCGGATGAACCTGGGGCTTGCGGGGGTCTGGCTGGCCATGGCGGCGGATGAATGGCTGCGCGGAACCCTCTTCTGGTTCCGGTGGCGGAGCAGGGCGTGGGCGAGGCAGTCGCTCGTCACGCCCGAGGAGGACCCTGCTCCGGTTGCCGCGGGAGGGTAG
- a CDS encoding glycosyltransferase family 4 protein, whose translation MKIAHINWIALPTAGGDAVHIDALVQDLRRLGATTEVFAGTVGATDARYLEALNLLSAPRDGQRALEDLLRAVQGFEVVQLHNPQFHRMDLVKRLIDGLLAQPRPPRILHNMHAMSEDEAGWDVLRHRGLPIIAHSRYIAEEVRRRIPGAEVHELFLSLTMNRAAYTFPAFQGRLILQPTRLSRWKGSAVSLQAVLELLEAGREDFTFFHAGSEQRIFPTGLDEALLARAAPWQARGRIHFIHYSVEQSWEAIRQADFVLHPTNDNGAHGEPFSLTTAQAIMQGKPVIATDSGNLPILLEGYGPKQIIPTRDVGALRDAIALWLDRGVPPGQVTDPALGESLRQGFLRSAHEHMALYGRLLGARVPGAA comes from the coding sequence ATGAAGATTGCCCACATCAACTGGATTGCGCTTCCGACGGCGGGCGGGGATGCGGTGCACATCGATGCCCTGGTCCAGGACCTCCGGCGGCTGGGCGCCACCACGGAGGTCTTCGCCGGCACGGTGGGGGCCACCGATGCCCGCTACCTGGAAGCCCTGAACCTGTTGTCGGCTCCTCGCGATGGACAGCGGGCGCTGGAGGACCTGCTGCGGGCCGTCCAGGGCTTCGAGGTGGTTCAGCTCCACAACCCGCAGTTTCACCGGATGGACCTGGTCAAGCGGCTGATCGATGGATTGCTCGCGCAGCCACGGCCGCCCCGCATCCTCCACAACATGCACGCCATGTCGGAGGACGAGGCGGGCTGGGACGTGCTGCGCCACCGGGGGCTGCCCATCATCGCCCACTCGCGGTACATCGCCGAGGAGGTTCGCCGGAGGATCCCCGGCGCCGAGGTCCACGAGCTGTTTCTCTCGCTCACGATGAACCGGGCCGCGTACACCTTTCCGGCTTTCCAGGGCCGGTTGATCCTCCAGCCCACGCGCCTGTCGAGGTGGAAGGGCTCCGCGGTCTCGCTCCAGGCGGTGCTGGAGCTGCTGGAAGCAGGCCGGGAGGACTTCACCTTCTTCCACGCGGGCAGCGAGCAGCGCATCTTCCCCACGGGGCTCGACGAGGCGCTGCTGGCCCGGGCGGCGCCGTGGCAAGCGCGTGGGCGCATCCACTTCATCCACTACAGCGTGGAGCAGAGCTGGGAGGCGATCCGGCAAGCGGACTTCGTGCTGCATCCGACGAACGACAACGGTGCGCACGGCGAGCCCTTCTCCCTCACGACGGCCCAGGCGATCATGCAGGGCAAGCCGGTGATCGCCACCGACTCGGGCAACCTGCCCATCTTGCTGGAGGGGTATGGCCCCAAGCAGATCATCCCCACCCGGGATGTGGGGGCCCTGCGCGATGCGATCGCGCTGTGGCTGGATCGAGGTGTACCTCCGGGACAGGTGACGGACCCGGCACTCGGTGAATCCCTGCGGCAAGGCTTCCTGCGCTCGGCGCACGAGCACATGGCCCTCTATGGCCGGTTGCTGGGAGCTCGCGTGCCGGGGGCCGCTTGA
- the ribD gene encoding bifunctional diaminohydroxyphosphoribosylaminopyrimidine deaminase/5-amino-6-(5-phosphoribosylamino)uracil reductase RibD — translation MSALRRGFGGGGVIQCTLPGKLRQGAEPVLHLAKSDDAYWMQRALEQAMAAIGRSHPNPTVGCVIVKEGRLIASGATEVYGGRHAERVAIESVADRSQLRGATLYATLEPCSHTGRQPPCADLVASCGFARCIAAVGDPNPLVAGRGLRRLRETGLEVQTGVLGPEAMAWHLPFLFWQIAGRALIAAKWAQTLDGQLAYDDGRSQWISGEESRAYTHWLRQKYDAILVGVGTVLADQPALTVRSCVEPHHRQPIRLVFDPGARLLSCPEETWQGVLERTFSSQTPTLLMVRESAVAAARREPLPARRLERIEHLVSLPDELSPSECLRAALADPSLSARAGRPIHSVMVEGGPRLISTLAEEGMIDMTHIFTAPILGGGTRFRLQFPAPYGVGVRLHPMAHARLGEDLLVEYLHPSTQKLLEQLDGGRPVREPVAVSEAA, via the coding sequence ATGAGCGCGCTGCGAAGAGGCTTCGGCGGTGGGGGGGTCATTCAGTGCACGCTGCCGGGGAAGCTCCGGCAGGGCGCCGAGCCTGTCCTCCACCTCGCGAAGAGCGATGATGCGTATTGGATGCAGCGGGCCCTGGAGCAGGCCATGGCGGCCATCGGGCGCAGCCACCCCAATCCCACGGTGGGGTGTGTCATCGTGAAGGAGGGGCGGCTGATCGCCAGCGGGGCCACGGAGGTCTATGGCGGACGGCATGCCGAGCGGGTGGCCATCGAGAGCGTGGCGGACCGGAGCCAGCTGCGCGGCGCGACGCTCTACGCGACCCTGGAGCCCTGCTCGCATACGGGGCGGCAGCCGCCCTGTGCGGATCTCGTGGCGAGCTGCGGCTTCGCGCGCTGCATCGCCGCGGTGGGAGACCCCAACCCCCTCGTGGCCGGCAGAGGGTTGCGCCGCCTGCGAGAGACGGGCCTGGAGGTTCAAACCGGGGTTCTGGGCCCGGAGGCCATGGCCTGGCATCTGCCGTTCCTCTTCTGGCAGATCGCGGGGCGGGCCCTGATTGCCGCCAAGTGGGCGCAGACGCTCGATGGGCAGCTCGCCTATGACGATGGCCGTTCGCAGTGGATCTCCGGCGAGGAGTCCCGGGCCTACACCCACTGGCTCCGCCAGAAGTACGACGCCATCCTGGTGGGCGTGGGAACGGTGCTGGCGGACCAGCCGGCCCTCACGGTCCGCTCCTGTGTGGAGCCTCACCACCGCCAGCCCATTCGCCTGGTGTTTGATCCGGGGGCCCGCCTCCTCTCCTGCCCGGAGGAGACCTGGCAGGGGGTGCTCGAACGCACGTTCTCGTCCCAGACGCCGACCCTCCTGATGGTCCGGGAGTCGGCCGTGGCCGCCGCCCGGCGGGAGCCTCTGCCGGCGCGGCGCCTCGAGCGCATCGAGCACCTCGTGTCGCTTCCCGATGAACTGTCCCCCTCGGAGTGCCTTCGGGCGGCCCTGGCGGACCCCTCGCTGAGTGCGCGTGCGGGACGTCCGATTCACAGCGTCATGGTGGAGGGGGGCCCGCGTCTGATCTCCACCCTGGCCGAAGAGGGCATGATCGACATGACCCACATCTTCACCGCCCCCATTCTGGGAGGCGGGACGCGGTTCCGGCTCCAGTTCCCGGCGCCCTATGGCGTGGGCGTCCGGCTGCATCCCATGGCCCATGCCCGTCTGGGCGAAGACCTGCTGGTGGAATACCTGCACCCGTCCACGCAAAAGCTCCTGGAGCAACTGGACGGTGGACGGCCCGTTCGCGAGCCAGTGGCGGTATCCGAGGCGGCCTGA
- a CDS encoding WD40 repeat domain-containing protein, whose translation MKHIGPISGIAAYKDQYVATAGYDNQVILWDARERTALARAHHDHLANQCAFSACGRYLVTSSSDYSARIWTLPSLRLHAVLAAHTDDVEMAVFHEDGERVATCSRDHVIRVFSREGKLLAELRGHQADVISVSWERGGRTLISSSDDGTIRRWDAQTGALIETVDLQGVETDTIAIAEDGTVFAGNDHGQILLLRKGSLTPIPAHAAGIKRLTYSEGQLVSLSYDRSIIIWSFKDGALTQRRVSGLPSIVWPRSCAFLGSSQLVFGTFGSTYAAYDYEKDVWNTEGIEPDISLNAVAHANGSIYSIGDAGRLLRDGQPVSALGSLCNFLLPFEATVLTGGQMGVVFDAVRGRAIHHHRSPLNCGAAFMRGGVPHAIIGAYTGEGLVFRQEGDAIVHVATVPLHGNAIKGLACSRDTIFSVCATGAAAFHSIEDFSLVRQIDKAHGRIANGCVALADGRFASISRDKKLRLWRNGEAEVFDSPHRNSIKCVTASADGRWLASGDYAGSVALFDVAERKWARVTRPTAAGISSVAPAPQAGTFTVSSYDGDLYTVSVSASA comes from the coding sequence ATGAAGCACATTGGACCCATCAGTGGCATCGCGGCATACAAGGACCAGTACGTCGCGACGGCGGGCTATGACAATCAGGTCATCCTCTGGGATGCGCGTGAGCGGACGGCCTTGGCCCGTGCCCATCACGACCATCTGGCCAACCAGTGCGCCTTCAGCGCCTGTGGCCGGTACCTGGTCACCTCGAGCAGTGACTACTCGGCGCGCATCTGGACGCTGCCCTCCCTGAGGCTGCATGCCGTGCTGGCGGCCCACACGGACGATGTCGAGATGGCCGTCTTCCACGAGGATGGGGAGCGCGTGGCGACCTGCTCGCGGGACCATGTCATCCGTGTCTTCTCCCGGGAGGGCAAGCTGCTGGCCGAGCTGCGCGGCCACCAGGCCGATGTCATCTCGGTGAGCTGGGAGCGGGGGGGACGCACCCTCATCTCGAGCAGCGATGATGGCACCATCCGCCGGTGGGATGCGCAGACAGGCGCCCTAATCGAAACCGTCGACCTGCAGGGGGTCGAGACCGACACGATCGCCATCGCCGAGGATGGAACGGTCTTCGCCGGGAACGATCACGGTCAGATCCTCCTGCTCCGCAAGGGAAGCCTCACCCCCATTCCCGCCCATGCGGCGGGCATCAAGCGGTTGACCTACAGCGAAGGACAGCTCGTCAGCCTGAGCTATGACCGGAGCATCATCATCTGGTCCTTCAAGGACGGCGCGCTGACACAGCGCCGGGTCTCCGGCCTGCCCAGCATCGTCTGGCCGCGCTCGTGTGCCTTCCTGGGCTCCTCGCAGCTCGTCTTCGGCACCTTCGGCTCGACCTACGCGGCCTACGATTACGAGAAGGATGTCTGGAACACGGAGGGCATCGAGCCCGACATCAGCCTGAACGCGGTGGCCCACGCCAACGGCAGCATCTACTCCATCGGGGATGCCGGCAGGCTCCTCCGGGACGGCCAGCCGGTCAGCGCGCTGGGCAGCCTGTGCAACTTCCTGCTGCCCTTCGAGGCCACCGTGCTCACGGGCGGCCAGATGGGGGTGGTGTTCGACGCCGTCCGGGGCCGTGCGATCCACCACCACCGCTCGCCGCTGAACTGTGGGGCCGCGTTCATGCGCGGGGGTGTTCCTCACGCCATCATTGGCGCCTACACGGGCGAGGGGCTCGTCTTCCGCCAGGAGGGCGACGCCATCGTCCACGTGGCCACGGTGCCGCTCCACGGCAACGCCATCAAGGGGCTTGCCTGCTCGCGTGACACGATCTTCTCGGTCTGCGCCACGGGGGCCGCCGCCTTCCACAGCATCGAGGACTTCAGCCTGGTGCGCCAGATCGACAAGGCCCACGGGCGCATCGCCAACGGCTGCGTCGCGCTCGCGGATGGCCGGTTCGCCAGCATCAGCCGGGACAAGAAGCTCCGGCTCTGGCGCAACGGCGAGGCGGAGGTCTTCGACTCCCCCCACCGCAATTCCATCAAGTGCGTCACCGCTTCGGCGGACGGGCGCTGGCTTGCCTCCGGAGACTATGCGGGCTCGGTCGCGCTGTTCGATGTCGCGGAACGGAAGTGGGCCCGTGTCACCCGGCCCACCGCGGCGGGGATCTCCTCGGTCGCTCCAGCCCCCCAGGCGGGCACGTTCACGGTGAGTTCGTACGACGGGGACCTCTACACCGTCTCCGTCTCTGCATCCGCGTAG
- a CDS encoding GTP cyclohydrolase II — protein MIALVQPQRAPEDIASVRQKVSIPVLDGYVNGTFYSFHGLPDGKEHFLVELGPKGTGKDPLVRLHSECMTGDVFGSQKCDCGPQLRESLFRINSEGGYLLYLRQEGRGIGLYSKFDAYKLQSEGLDTYDANRRLSFEDDLRDYSSAASMLRALDATRIRLLSNNPDKAAQLAAHGITITEQVQTGTYMTAHNQRYLQAKALRTNHKINLG, from the coding sequence ATGATTGCACTGGTACAGCCGCAGCGCGCTCCGGAAGACATCGCCTCGGTAAGGCAAAAGGTCTCGATTCCCGTCCTCGATGGCTACGTCAACGGAACGTTCTATTCGTTCCATGGCCTTCCGGACGGCAAGGAGCATTTCCTGGTGGAGCTGGGTCCGAAGGGCACCGGGAAGGATCCCCTGGTCCGTTTGCACTCCGAGTGCATGACAGGAGATGTCTTCGGTTCGCAGAAATGTGATTGCGGTCCGCAACTCCGTGAGTCTCTTTTCCGCATCAACTCCGAAGGCGGCTACCTGCTCTACCTGCGCCAGGAAGGGCGGGGCATTGGCCTCTACTCCAAGTTCGATGCCTACAAACTCCAGAGCGAGGGGCTGGATACCTACGACGCCAACCGGCGGCTGAGCTTCGAGGACGACCTCCGGGATTACTCCAGCGCGGCGAGCATGCTCCGGGCCCTGGACGCCACGCGGATCCGCCTGCTGTCCAACAACCCGGACAAGGCAGCGCAACTGGCCGCTCATGGCATCACCATCACGGAGCAGGTCCAGACCGGCACGTACATGACGGCCCACAACCAGCGCTACCTGCAGGCCAAGGCGCTGCGCACGAACCACAAAATCAACCTGGGCTGA
- a CDS encoding alpha-amylase family glycosyl hydrolase — MRALCWNLLVLVCAATSLPGCKSKEEVEPPAPPADPLHVPSPDWRDQIIYFVFTDRFANGDPGNDDQGAGEFDPALSSKYSGGDLKGILERLDYIQNLGATAVGITAPVASQWWDPLKQYGGYHGDWGLHLMQVDAHLGTLEDYQRLSRGLHTRGMYLLQDIGLNHMANCFTYAPYDPADVSANVVLNTGAKPSCGLAQAPFHQWNPADPAQRQAHIYHWTPAVTDYQSREQELHWQLNDLDDLNLENPVVTGALKDSYTYWLREVGVDGFRVDSAFHVPQAVFKDFLSSQDAQHPGVLVQARSLGQEGFLALGEGATQDKGLEDTGSLKIASYLKEPDTGEELLPGMLHFPLAQGAREVFAGARPTAHLGHRLTRAQTLFPRPHLMATFLDHQDQERFMAGGSEAALRQGLLFLMTVPGIPVILYGTEQGFTEQRGAMFRTGYKSGGKDHYDPTSPLYLFLREVTALRKNHAVFRRGTPTVLRQNDLRSGLFAYAMEDGGTRALVLFNTSEEEVLLDNLPTGLADGSELKLLASLGPGASDAQVGRGGMLSLRLPARGARVFMPTGQVTPLPEETVRFTLNNTDDVTVNGDFELSGTATGVSTFQVVVDGVLGDALPVAVQDDGTWRITIRISGKGDPSHQRSLVAWSEEAQALSRTLRFRVDRPATSLPFVPLATHEDAAGDDTGPEGRYHYPTDASWGEHRQGDLRRVTLLGAGNVLKLALQTNPLTTVWNPPNGFDHVSFTVFIDVPGRTGSTVMPQQNASLPAGMDWDYRARFHGWSNTLFDARGASATSEGTPLPPGVLEADEATQTVSLTLPEALFQGLDSLQGVQVYVTTWDYDGGYRPLVATAEQWKFWGGDGATDPLILDSTPVLVIP; from the coding sequence ATGCGTGCCCTGTGCTGGAACCTCCTGGTGCTCGTCTGTGCGGCCACCTCGCTCCCAGGCTGTAAGTCCAAGGAGGAGGTGGAGCCCCCTGCGCCTCCCGCGGACCCCCTGCATGTCCCCTCACCGGATTGGCGGGATCAGATCATCTATTTCGTCTTCACCGACCGGTTCGCCAACGGAGATCCGGGCAATGACGATCAGGGCGCGGGCGAGTTCGATCCCGCCCTCTCCTCGAAGTACAGCGGCGGAGATCTGAAGGGGATCCTCGAGCGGCTCGACTACATCCAGAACCTGGGGGCCACGGCGGTGGGGATCACCGCGCCGGTGGCCAGCCAGTGGTGGGATCCCCTCAAACAGTACGGCGGCTACCACGGCGACTGGGGACTCCACTTGATGCAGGTGGATGCCCACCTGGGCACGCTGGAGGACTACCAGCGCCTGTCCCGCGGCCTTCACACGCGCGGCATGTACCTGCTCCAGGACATCGGCCTCAACCACATGGCCAATTGCTTCACCTACGCCCCGTATGACCCCGCGGATGTGTCGGCCAACGTGGTGCTCAACACCGGAGCGAAGCCCTCGTGCGGCCTGGCGCAGGCCCCCTTCCACCAGTGGAACCCCGCCGACCCCGCGCAGCGTCAGGCCCACATCTATCACTGGACGCCCGCCGTCACGGACTACCAGTCCCGGGAGCAGGAGCTCCACTGGCAGCTCAATGACCTGGACGATCTGAACCTGGAGAACCCGGTGGTGACCGGGGCCCTCAAGGACAGCTACACCTACTGGCTCCGTGAGGTGGGGGTGGATGGCTTCCGCGTGGACTCCGCCTTCCACGTGCCGCAGGCGGTCTTCAAGGACTTCCTCTCCTCGCAGGACGCGCAGCACCCGGGCGTCCTCGTCCAGGCCCGGAGCCTGGGCCAGGAGGGCTTCCTGGCCTTGGGCGAAGGGGCCACCCAGGACAAGGGACTCGAGGACACCGGGTCCCTGAAAATCGCCTCGTACCTGAAGGAGCCGGACACCGGCGAGGAGCTGCTTCCGGGCATGCTCCACTTCCCGCTGGCCCAGGGCGCAAGGGAGGTCTTTGCCGGCGCACGCCCCACCGCCCACCTGGGGCACCGGCTGACGCGCGCACAGACGCTGTTCCCGCGGCCCCACCTGATGGCCACCTTCCTGGACCACCAGGACCAGGAGCGCTTCATGGCGGGAGGCTCGGAAGCCGCGCTCCGTCAGGGGCTCCTGTTCCTGATGACCGTGCCGGGCATTCCCGTCATCCTCTATGGCACCGAGCAGGGCTTCACCGAGCAGCGCGGCGCCATGTTCCGGACAGGCTACAAGTCCGGCGGCAAGGACCATTACGACCCCACCTCGCCGCTGTACCTCTTCCTGCGCGAGGTGACGGCCCTGCGAAAGAACCACGCGGTCTTCCGCCGAGGCACCCCCACGGTGCTCCGGCAGAACGACCTCCGCAGCGGCCTGTTCGCCTACGCGATGGAGGACGGTGGCACCAGGGCGCTCGTCCTCTTCAACACGTCGGAGGAGGAGGTCCTGCTGGACAACCTCCCAACGGGTCTGGCGGACGGCAGCGAGCTGAAGTTGCTGGCAAGCCTGGGCCCCGGGGCATCGGATGCCCAGGTGGGACGCGGCGGAATGCTGTCCCTCCGGCTGCCCGCGCGCGGGGCACGGGTCTTCATGCCCACCGGCCAGGTGACACCGCTTCCCGAGGAGACAGTCCGATTCACCCTGAACAACACGGACGACGTCACGGTGAACGGAGACTTCGAGCTGTCGGGCACCGCGACAGGGGTGTCCACCTTCCAGGTGGTGGTGGATGGGGTGCTTGGCGACGCGCTCCCCGTGGCCGTCCAAGACGATGGCACCTGGCGGATCACGATTCGCATCTCAGGCAAGGGAGACCCCTCGCACCAGCGATCGCTCGTGGCGTGGTCCGAGGAGGCGCAGGCCCTGTCCCGCACGCTGCGCTTCCGCGTCGATCGTCCCGCAACCTCCCTCCCCTTCGTCCCCCTGGCCACCCACGAGGATGCCGCAGGCGACGACACGGGGCCCGAAGGCCGGTACCACTACCCCACCGACGCCTCCTGGGGAGAGCACCGTCAGGGAGACCTGCGCCGGGTGACCCTCCTGGGCGCCGGCAACGTATTGAAGCTTGCCCTCCAGACGAACCCCCTCACCACCGTGTGGAATCCGCCGAACGGCTTCGACCACGTGAGCTTCACCGTCTTCATCGACGTGCCGGGCCGCACCGGGAGCACCGTGATGCCCCAGCAGAACGCCTCGCTGCCTGCGGGCATGGACTGGGATTACCGCGCGCGCTTCCACGGCTGGTCCAACACGCTGTTCGACGCACGGGGCGCCTCGGCCACCTCGGAGGGCACGCCCCTGCCCCCTGGCGTCCTGGAAGCCGATGAGGCCACCCAGACCGTCTCCCTGACCCTGCCCGAGGCGTTGTTCCAGGGGCTCGACAGCCTTCAGGGCGTCCAGGTGTATGTCACTACCTGGGACTACGACGGCGGCTACCGGCCGCTCGTCGCCACCGCCGAGCAGTGGAAGTTCTGGGGTGGAGACGGCGCCACGGACCCGCTCATCCTGGACAGCACGCCCGTGCTCGTCATTCCTTGA
- a CDS encoding glycogen synthase, giving the protein MARTLSITHLTYECFPFSKFGGLGDAAGSLPVYLQRAGTENTVVTPFFYGAMKVGSFPVERSLAIEVDYLGRPEPVEFLITRHRGVRFVFIQSEKYFRRAGIYHDQTGKPYADQMERAAFFSKAALRALAALELPMDRLLIHDWFPTPAVSYLREHPVPGLKTYLVVHNFQFHGAVKDSDLAGLETCVREDLQALTDAGLHRSTGCNAVLRSDGVILVSPSYRDELVQGNPPLHTGTEVFRKVPLARLHGLLNGIDREVWRPRWDAMSPGGILAAKAEARSAFLQKHPGLDPRKPIVLMMNRLAKQKGIFLFISETGGINEENPALLSSLFEQINLVVCGSLEGIIPHVDASLQALAGHFPRSVVYLNEYTEERAHELLAASDMYLLPSLFEPCGLTQMYAMRYGTVPIAHATGGLKDSIVDWDDGSARGTGFLFQGVSLAGLDGALRRAVPLFHRPHAWSSLVRQALEADHSWETRAAAYHQLLTGSTVLKE; this is encoded by the coding sequence GTGGCGCGCACCCTGTCGATCACACACCTCACCTACGAATGTTTCCCCTTCTCGAAGTTCGGTGGCCTGGGGGACGCCGCGGGAAGCCTGCCTGTGTATCTTCAGCGGGCAGGCACCGAGAACACCGTCGTCACGCCCTTCTTTTACGGCGCGATGAAAGTGGGAAGTTTTCCGGTGGAGCGCTCGCTCGCCATCGAGGTGGACTACCTGGGGCGGCCGGAGCCCGTGGAGTTCCTCATCACCCGGCACCGGGGGGTACGGTTCGTCTTCATCCAATCGGAGAAGTACTTCCGCCGCGCGGGCATCTACCATGACCAGACGGGGAAGCCCTATGCGGATCAAATGGAGCGGGCCGCCTTCTTCTCGAAGGCCGCGCTCCGCGCGTTGGCCGCGCTGGAGCTGCCCATGGACCGCTTGCTGATACACGATTGGTTCCCCACCCCAGCGGTCAGTTACCTCCGCGAGCACCCGGTGCCGGGCCTGAAGACATACCTCGTGGTTCACAACTTCCAGTTTCATGGCGCCGTGAAGGACTCGGACCTGGCGGGTCTCGAAACCTGTGTCCGGGAGGATCTCCAGGCGCTCACGGACGCGGGGCTCCACCGCTCCACCGGCTGCAACGCGGTGCTCCGGTCCGACGGGGTCATCCTGGTGAGCCCCTCCTACCGGGACGAGCTCGTGCAGGGCAATCCCCCGTTGCATACCGGGACGGAGGTATTCCGGAAGGTTCCCTTGGCCCGGCTACATGGGCTGCTCAACGGCATTGACCGGGAGGTCTGGCGGCCCCGCTGGGATGCCATGAGCCCTGGCGGCATCCTGGCCGCCAAGGCCGAGGCCCGTAGTGCCTTCCTCCAGAAGCATCCCGGGCTGGACCCCCGCAAGCCCATCGTCCTGATGATGAACAGGCTCGCCAAGCAGAAGGGGATCTTCCTCTTCATCAGTGAGACGGGCGGTATCAACGAGGAGAATCCTGCCCTCTTGTCCTCCCTGTTCGAGCAGATCAACCTCGTGGTGTGCGGGAGCCTGGAAGGAATCATCCCCCACGTCGACGCATCCCTCCAGGCGCTCGCAGGGCACTTTCCCCGAAGCGTGGTCTATCTCAACGAGTACACGGAAGAGCGGGCCCACGAGCTGCTTGCCGCCTCGGACATGTACTTGCTGCCTTCGCTCTTCGAGCCCTGTGGCCTGACCCAGATGTACGCCATGCGGTACGGGACGGTGCCCATCGCGCACGCCACCGGTGGGCTGAAGGACTCGATCGTGGACTGGGATGACGGCTCCGCCCGGGGGACGGGCTTCCTCTTTCAGGGCGTCTCCCTGGCCGGGCTCGATGGCGCGCTCCGGCGGGCCGTGCCCCTGTTCCACCGGCCGCACGCGTGGAGCTCACTCGTGCGTCAGGCGCTGGAGGCGGACCACTCCTGGGAGACGCGCGCCGCGGCCTACCACCAACTGCTCACAGGCAGCACCGTGCTCAAGGAATGA